A stretch of DNA from Rhizobacter sp.:
GGCTGGCTGCGGAAACTGATGAAAGAGGCCCCGAGACGGGTCCGATCGCTTGCCAATGTCGCCGCGCGAGGGGCTAGGAATGCAAGGCGTTCCGCGTGCTTGCCGACACGCCGGAACCGACTTTCAAGTCGATCAAGGGTAGTCACTACACTGGTAGCTCACCCAGTGAGCCACCGAGTGAGGCATTGTCTAAGCACCGAAACACACGTTGGGCCCCGTCCCAGACGCCATGAAGTTCGATTCCGACGCACTCAACAGAATCTATGACCGCACTGCTGGTCGATGTCATCTGTGCCATGCAAGGCTGGCTTTTAAGAATTATGGTCTGCTCGACGCACGGAGTTCTTGGAAGGTTGAGCACTCGAATCCGCAAGCCAATGGCGGCACTCACCATCTGAATAATTTGTATGCCGCCTGCATTCCGTGCAACAGGAGCAAGGGAGCAAGAAGCACGCGATCAGTTCGAGCGAAGAATGGGCTAACGAGAGCACCGCTTTCTGCGAAAAGCCGCAAGCGGATCA
This window harbors:
- a CDS encoding HNH endonuclease, whose translation is MKFDSDALNRIYDRTAGRCHLCHARLAFKNYGLLDARSSWKVEHSNPQANGGTHHLNNLYAACIPCNRSKGARSTRSVRAKNGLTRAPLSAKSRKRIRTENTFLGAGGCAMIGAALAGPPGAIVGVVVGALLGDKIEPGK